The Papaver somniferum cultivar HN1 chromosome 3, ASM357369v1, whole genome shotgun sequence genome includes a region encoding these proteins:
- the LOC113360075 gene encoding uncharacterized protein LOC113360075 yields the protein METGYQKYHDMKLTSLNIRLTELYEKISKDLSPPRPLPPETRDKRDKRKYCNYHKDHGHKNENCRSLQTEVRRMIDAGKLQERASEDETRRKLRQLKEWYLTNHIDFFSGNGAEIQELGCRKIEFSEADMIGVYALRNDVIVITALIGMFRVHRILVDIGSLVSVLFSRAYSSMNLPHDLIEEDENPIIGFSGEVTKAIGKVKIHITVADKSVLGNFLLLDCRSPYNVIVGRDWLHEIGAVTSSYHQYLKFITPKGVVKVRSDQMAAHKCHESAMDEYKKSEVRGNQIMRVE from the exons ATGGAAACTGGATATCAGAAATATCATGATATGAAGCTGACGTCGTTGAACATACGCCTTACAGAGCTGTATGAGAAAATAAGCAAGGATTTGAGTCCCCCTAGGCCTTTGCCACCAGAGACACGTGATAAACGTGATAAGAGAAAATACTGCAATTATCATAAAGATCATGGTCACAAGAATGAGAATTGTCGCTCTTTACAGACCGAAGTCCGGCGAATGATAGACGCTGGAAAGCTACAAGA GCGGGCATCGGAAGATGAAACCAGGAGAAAGCTCAGGCAGTTAAAAGAATGGTACTTAACAAATCATATCGATTTTTTCAGTGGAAATGGAGCAGAAATTCAggagcttggctgcaggaagaTCGAGTTCTCTGAGGCAGACATGATAGGTGTATATGCTCTCCGCAATGATGTTATCGTTATAACTGCTTTGATTGGCATGTTTCGTGTACACCGGATTCTAGTGGATATAGGAAGCTTAGTGAGCGTACTGTTTTCAAGAGCTTATTCCTCTATGAATCTCCCACACGACTTGATCGAAGAGGATGAAAATCCAATTATCGGTTTTAGTGGCGAAGTTACAAAGGCAATTGGAAAAGTGAAGATACATATAACAGTGGCTGACAAGTCCGTTCTAggcaatttcttgttgcttgactGTAGATCTCCCTACAATGTGATCGTAGGACGAGACTGGCTGCATGAGATCGGTGCAGTCACATCCTCATACCATCAGTATCTGAAGTTTATTACCCCTAAAGGAGTCGTGAAAGTTAGGAGCGACCAGATGGCCGCCCACAAGTGTCACGAGAGTGCTATGGACGAGTACAAGAAGTCAGAAGTTAGAGGGAACCAAATTATGCGAGTCGAGTAG